Below is a window of Candidatus Binataceae bacterium DNA.
CCTTTCTCGCTGGTCGAGCATCCGCAATATTTGGGCGCCGTGATCTCGATTTGGGGTTTCTTCCTCGCGGCGCGCTATCCATTTCCGGACTGGTACCTCCTTCCCGCGCTCGAGACCGTTTACTACGCCCTCGGCGCTCAACTGGAAGCTTGAAGATCCGATTCACGCCGGCGGTGTCATGGACGGCGCGTTAGAAGCCAAGGTCGCTCAGGCCCGGATGGCCGTCCGGGCGCCGTCCAAGTGGCCAGTGGTATTTGCGATCGGCTTCCTTGATCGGCAGGTCGTTGATGCTTGCGAGGCGCCGCCGCATCAGCCCCGCTTCGTCGAACTCCCAGTTCTCGTTGCCGTAGGAGCGGAACCACCGACCCGAGTCATCGTGCCATTCGTACGCGAAGCGAACCGCGATCCGGTTAGCTTCGAATGCCCAGAGCTCCTTTATGAGCCGATAGTCAATCTCCCTGGCCCATTGCGAGTGAGGAAAGCGATAATCGCTTCGCGGCCCTGCAGAAATTCGGCGCGGTTTCTCCAGCGGGAGTCGACCGTATAGGCGAGCGCGACCCTGGCCGGGTCGCGCGAGTTCCAGGCGTCTTCCGCCAGCCGCACCTTTTCCGCGGCGCTGTCGCGAGTGAAAGGCGCGAGTGGAGGTCGGGACGACATACTTTCTCTCCTTGGCGCGTTTTGATAGCGTCGCGCGGTTGTGGCG
It encodes the following:
- a CDS encoding DUF1348 family protein → MATLSCSGSHNRWRSLSKQTNVRRRRRFPLAEHLCSRLGRSRHNRATLSKRAKERKYVVPTSTRAFHSRQRRGKGAAGGRRLELARPGQGRARLYGRLPLEKPRRISAGPRSDYRFPHSQWAREIDYRLIKELWAFEANRIAVRFAYEWHDDSGRWFRSYGNENWEFDEAGLMRRRLASINDLPIKEADRKYHWPLGRRPDGHPGLSDLGF